In the Panulirus ornatus isolate Po-2019 chromosome 57, ASM3632096v1, whole genome shotgun sequence genome, one interval contains:
- the dx gene encoding E3 ubiquitin-protein ligase DTX4 isoform X1 codes for MASGKQGLFVVVWEWENKQRRWRPYPPEVTQQLERAHSKKLRSVLLGDSDPPLKNYCVHLPQMEQECRVSGERVKVRRNFYPQSSPAGQGAVWQWAGDAPGDWHVYDMCVQCIIEESWTTGAQTVDMSQTFPKCPYIINFCNLTQMNSRTRFIRGIRRVQQAAYPVGKPPLQQSHHGPGIIMANYSSSSSSNPFNNTSKVPAPPPGSSTAGDRSRRRGSRGDDVDAPTSDVKPRTFINKFLGRGHGSSSNNSRGATMSPPASNDMGDKWSGGSHWTGKADSPPKPLPRTSVPPVPKPRTSLPPPKQQHQPQHHQHQHLDDMQHNQRQHLLEDQEDHRMLMSRSFRNESSMGRYESNHTLDSDCSSLISSRRPSVDTISTYLSLESCVVEDDHNQNTRYQNLADAGAACSPVVDQLIRVDSDESMDDDVFGEDQEVCDVMRGAAENSCPTRASSPLTLSQPHHQHRPNHQMTNHHSTSHGAQNQSSSQQQCHFMPITAAQSGSDMGQQVNGVKRKRTGERTTPGYQHALSRDGHNGGTANHDSYFHACNNHHYNTHHKPQHGSRAPIAAEDQLLVEYTSVVESPPDEMCSICMWSLQEPSGYLENDEEAAGSTLHTAGCRNDGVVSLVLCNHMFHLACVRQMAKTSPQFLECPNCKTLHGEKQGNQPNGDMIDTIVPASLPGHPECDTIKIIYCINNGVQGPEHPHPGQPFYAHGFPRIAYLPNSEKGQKVLNLLKEAWQRRLVFTVGMSNTTGLENCVTWNEIHHKTEWQNYSGHGYPDPDYLDNTLKELALHGITETTLV; via the exons GAGAAAGGGTGAAAGTGCGCCGTAACTTTTACCCCCAGAGTTCTCCAGCAGGCCAGGGAGCTGTATGGCAGTGGGCAGGTGACGCACCAGGTGACTGGCATGTGTACGATATGTGTGTACAGTGCATCATTGAGGAATCGTGGACCACT GGAGCCCAAACGGTGGACATGAGTCAAACATTTCCAAAGTGTCCTTACATCATCAATTTCTGCAACCTTACTCAG ATGAATAGCAGAACACGTTTTATTCGTGGAATCAGGAGAGTCCAACAAGCAGCTTACCCAGTTGGGAAACCTCCACTTCAGCAGTCGCATCATGGACCag GGATTATAATGGCAAActatagcagtagtagcagcagtaatccATTTAACAACACAAGCAAagtgccagcaccaccacctggatCGAGCACAGCAGGTGACAGGTCCAGAAGGCGAGGCAGTCGAGGAGATGATGTAGATGCCCCCACATCAGATGTGAAGCCACGCACCTTTATAAATAAG TTTCTAGGTCGTGGTCATGgtagcagtagcaacaacagcaggggTGCGACTATGAGTCCACCAGCATCTAATGACATGGGTGATAAGTGGTCAGGAGGAAGTCATTGGACAGGGAAAGCTGATAGCCCTCCTAAGCCTTTGCCTCGGACCAGTGTTCCACCTGTGCCAAAGCCCCGCACAAGTTTACCTCCACCAAAGCAACAGCATCagccccaacatcaccaacaccagcacttaGATGACATGCAGCACAATCAAAGACAGCACCTACTAGAAGACCAAGAGGATCATAGAATGCTTATGTCTAGAAGTTTTAG GAATGAGTCCAGCATGGGTAGGTACGAGTCAAATCATACGCTTGACTCTGACTGCAGCTCTCTGATCAGTAGCCGACGGCCAAGTGTGGACAccatttccacatatctttccCTGGAGTCTTGTGTTGTAGAGGATGATCATAACCAAAACACAAGATACCAAAACCTTGCTGATGCTGG TGCTGCTTGCAGTCCAGTTGTTGACCAGCTGATAAGAGTGGACTCGGATGAGAGtatggatgatgatgtgtttgGTGAGGACCAAGAAGTATGTGATGTCAtgagaggtgcagcagaaaactcTTGTCCCACAAGGgcatcctctcctctcactctgtcTCAGCCTCACCATCAACACCGTCCGAATCATCAAATGACTAACCATCACTCCACTTCACATGGCGCACAGAACCAG AGCTCCTCTCAGCAACAGTGCCACTTCATGCCTATCACTGCAGCACAGTCAGGCTCAGATATGGGTCAGCAGGTTAATGGTGTTAAACGGAAGCGGACGGGTGAGCGAACTACACCTGGCTACCAACATGCATTATCTAGAGATGGTCATAATGGTGGTACCGCTAACCATGACTCCTACTTTCATGCTTGCAACAACCACCACTATAATACTCACCATAAACCTCAACATGGATCCAGGGCACCAATTGCTGCAGAAGACCAG CTGTTGGTAGAGTACACCAGTGTAGTTGAATCGCCGCCTGATGAGATGTGCTCCATATGTATGTGGAGCTTGCAGGAACCTTCTGGATATTTGGAAAATGATGAGGAAGCAGCTGGCAGCACCTTGCATACAGCAG GTTGCAGAAATGATGGTGTTGTAAGTCTAGTCTTGTGTAACCACATGTTTCACTTGGCATGTGTGAGACAGATGGCCAAGACCTCACCTCAGTTCTTAGAGTGCCCAAATTGTAAGACTTTGCATGGAGAAAAGCAAGGCAACCAGCCTAATGGTGACATGATTGACACTATTGTACCAGCATCACTGCCTGGACACCCAGAATGTGACACTATAAAGATTATTTATTG CATTAACAATGGGGTGCAGGGACCAGAGCAtcctcaccctggccaaccattCTATGCTCATGGCTTTCCACGTATAGCTTACCTTCCAAATAGTGAAAAAGGTCAAAAG GTCTTGAACCTCCTGAAAGAAGCATGGCAGCGACGCTTGGTGTTTACCGTTGGGATGTCCAACACAACAGGGTTAGAGAATTGTGTTACCTGGAACGAGATCCACCACAAAACTGAGTGGCAAAATTACTCTGGGCATGGATATCCTGATCCAGACTACCTAGACAACACTTTAAAGGAATTGGCATTGCATGGAATCACTGAAACAACACTAGTATAA
- the dx gene encoding E3 ubiquitin-protein ligase DTX4 isoform X2, whose product MASGKQGLFVVVWEWENKQRRWRPYPPEVTQQLERAHSKKLRSVLLGDSDPPLKNYCVHLPQMEQECRVSGERVKVRRNFYPQSSPAGQGAVWQWAGDAPGDWHVYDMCVQCIIEESWTTGAQTVDMSQTFPKCPYIINFCNLTQMNSRTRFIRGIRRVQQAAYPVGKPPLQQSHHGPGIIMANYSSSSSSNPFNNTSKVPAPPPGSSTAGDRSRRRGSRGDDVDAPTSDVKPRTFINKFLGRGHGSSSNNSRGATMSPPASNDMGDKWSGGSHWTGKADSPPKPLPRTSVPPVPKPRTSLPPPKQQHQPQHHQHQHLDDMQHNQRQHLLEDQEDHRMLMSRSFRNESSMGRYESNHTLDSDCSSLISSRRPSVDTISTYLSLESCVVEDDHNQNTRYQNLADAGPVVDQLIRVDSDESMDDDVFGEDQEVCDVMRGAAENSCPTRASSPLTLSQPHHQHRPNHQMTNHHSTSHGAQNQSSSQQQCHFMPITAAQSGSDMGQQVNGVKRKRTGERTTPGYQHALSRDGHNGGTANHDSYFHACNNHHYNTHHKPQHGSRAPIAAEDQLLVEYTSVVESPPDEMCSICMWSLQEPSGYLENDEEAAGSTLHTAGCRNDGVVSLVLCNHMFHLACVRQMAKTSPQFLECPNCKTLHGEKQGNQPNGDMIDTIVPASLPGHPECDTIKIIYCINNGVQGPEHPHPGQPFYAHGFPRIAYLPNSEKGQKVLNLLKEAWQRRLVFTVGMSNTTGLENCVTWNEIHHKTEWQNYSGHGYPDPDYLDNTLKELALHGITETTLV is encoded by the exons GAGAAAGGGTGAAAGTGCGCCGTAACTTTTACCCCCAGAGTTCTCCAGCAGGCCAGGGAGCTGTATGGCAGTGGGCAGGTGACGCACCAGGTGACTGGCATGTGTACGATATGTGTGTACAGTGCATCATTGAGGAATCGTGGACCACT GGAGCCCAAACGGTGGACATGAGTCAAACATTTCCAAAGTGTCCTTACATCATCAATTTCTGCAACCTTACTCAG ATGAATAGCAGAACACGTTTTATTCGTGGAATCAGGAGAGTCCAACAAGCAGCTTACCCAGTTGGGAAACCTCCACTTCAGCAGTCGCATCATGGACCag GGATTATAATGGCAAActatagcagtagtagcagcagtaatccATTTAACAACACAAGCAAagtgccagcaccaccacctggatCGAGCACAGCAGGTGACAGGTCCAGAAGGCGAGGCAGTCGAGGAGATGATGTAGATGCCCCCACATCAGATGTGAAGCCACGCACCTTTATAAATAAG TTTCTAGGTCGTGGTCATGgtagcagtagcaacaacagcaggggTGCGACTATGAGTCCACCAGCATCTAATGACATGGGTGATAAGTGGTCAGGAGGAAGTCATTGGACAGGGAAAGCTGATAGCCCTCCTAAGCCTTTGCCTCGGACCAGTGTTCCACCTGTGCCAAAGCCCCGCACAAGTTTACCTCCACCAAAGCAACAGCATCagccccaacatcaccaacaccagcacttaGATGACATGCAGCACAATCAAAGACAGCACCTACTAGAAGACCAAGAGGATCATAGAATGCTTATGTCTAGAAGTTTTAG GAATGAGTCCAGCATGGGTAGGTACGAGTCAAATCATACGCTTGACTCTGACTGCAGCTCTCTGATCAGTAGCCGACGGCCAAGTGTGGACAccatttccacatatctttccCTGGAGTCTTGTGTTGTAGAGGATGATCATAACCAAAACACAAGATACCAAAACCTTGCTGATGCTGG TCCAGTTGTTGACCAGCTGATAAGAGTGGACTCGGATGAGAGtatggatgatgatgtgtttgGTGAGGACCAAGAAGTATGTGATGTCAtgagaggtgcagcagaaaactcTTGTCCCACAAGGgcatcctctcctctcactctgtcTCAGCCTCACCATCAACACCGTCCGAATCATCAAATGACTAACCATCACTCCACTTCACATGGCGCACAGAACCAG AGCTCCTCTCAGCAACAGTGCCACTTCATGCCTATCACTGCAGCACAGTCAGGCTCAGATATGGGTCAGCAGGTTAATGGTGTTAAACGGAAGCGGACGGGTGAGCGAACTACACCTGGCTACCAACATGCATTATCTAGAGATGGTCATAATGGTGGTACCGCTAACCATGACTCCTACTTTCATGCTTGCAACAACCACCACTATAATACTCACCATAAACCTCAACATGGATCCAGGGCACCAATTGCTGCAGAAGACCAG CTGTTGGTAGAGTACACCAGTGTAGTTGAATCGCCGCCTGATGAGATGTGCTCCATATGTATGTGGAGCTTGCAGGAACCTTCTGGATATTTGGAAAATGATGAGGAAGCAGCTGGCAGCACCTTGCATACAGCAG GTTGCAGAAATGATGGTGTTGTAAGTCTAGTCTTGTGTAACCACATGTTTCACTTGGCATGTGTGAGACAGATGGCCAAGACCTCACCTCAGTTCTTAGAGTGCCCAAATTGTAAGACTTTGCATGGAGAAAAGCAAGGCAACCAGCCTAATGGTGACATGATTGACACTATTGTACCAGCATCACTGCCTGGACACCCAGAATGTGACACTATAAAGATTATTTATTG CATTAACAATGGGGTGCAGGGACCAGAGCAtcctcaccctggccaaccattCTATGCTCATGGCTTTCCACGTATAGCTTACCTTCCAAATAGTGAAAAAGGTCAAAAG GTCTTGAACCTCCTGAAAGAAGCATGGCAGCGACGCTTGGTGTTTACCGTTGGGATGTCCAACACAACAGGGTTAGAGAATTGTGTTACCTGGAACGAGATCCACCACAAAACTGAGTGGCAAAATTACTCTGGGCATGGATATCCTGATCCAGACTACCTAGACAACACTTTAAAGGAATTGGCATTGCATGGAATCACTGAAACAACACTAGTATAA